The proteins below come from a single Streptococcus canis genomic window:
- the adhP gene encoding alcohol dehydrogenase AdhP, with amino-acid sequence MKAVVVNQASTGVEVVDHELPTIGHGEALVKVEYCGVCHTDLHVAHGDFGQVPGRILGHEGIGIVEEIGEGVTSLKVGDRVSIAWFFEGCGHCEYCTTGRETLCRSVKNAGYSVDGGMSEYAVVTADYAVKVPEGLDPAQASSITCAGVTTYKAIKEAGAAPGQWIVIFGAGGLGNLAVQYAKKVFNAHVVAVDINNDKLDLAKEVGADIVVNGKEIEDVPGYIQEKTGGAHGVVVTAVSKVAFNQAIDSVRAGGTVVAVGLPSEYMELSIVKTVLDGIKVVGSLVGTRKDLEEAFAFGAEGLVVPVVEKVPVDTAPEVFDEMERGLIQGRKVLDFTR; translated from the coding sequence ATGAAAGCCGTAGTTGTTAATCAAGCTAGTACAGGTGTTGAAGTTGTTGATCATGAATTACCAACAATTGGACATGGTGAAGCACTGGTTAAGGTCGAATATTGTGGAGTCTGCCACACAGACTTGCATGTTGCTCATGGTGATTTTGGACAAGTGCCAGGACGCATTTTAGGTCACGAAGGCATTGGTATTGTCGAAGAAATTGGTGAAGGGGTAACATCACTAAAAGTTGGTGACCGTGTTTCTATCGCTTGGTTCTTTGAAGGTTGTGGTCATTGTGAATATTGTACAACAGGACGCGAAACACTCTGTCGCTCTGTGAAAAATGCAGGTTACAGTGTTGATGGAGGAATGAGTGAATATGCAGTGGTAACAGCTGATTACGCTGTTAAAGTCCCAGAAGGTTTGGACCCTGCTCAAGCTTCTTCCATTACTTGTGCGGGTGTAACAACTTATAAAGCTATTAAAGAAGCAGGTGCTGCTCCAGGCCAATGGATTGTGATTTTCGGTGCTGGTGGTCTTGGGAACCTTGCTGTTCAATACGCTAAAAAAGTTTTCAATGCACATGTTGTAGCGGTGGATATCAATAATGATAAGCTTGACTTAGCGAAAGAAGTTGGCGCAGATATTGTGGTTAACGGTAAAGAAATTGAAGACGTTCCAGGCTATATTCAAGAAAAAACTGGTGGCGCTCACGGTGTTGTGGTAACAGCCGTTTCTAAAGTTGCCTTTAACCAAGCGATTGATAGTGTCCGTGCAGGTGGAACAGTGGTAGCTGTAGGTCTTCCATCAGAATATATGGAACTCTCTATCGTAAAAACAGTTTTAGACGGTATCAAAGTTGTCGGCTCACTTGTAGGAACACGTAAAGATTTAGAAGAAGCTTTTGCCTTTGGTGCAGAAGGACTTGTTGTCCCAGTGGTTGAAAAAGTTCCGGTTGACACTGCTCCAGAAGTCTTTGATGAAATGGAACGTGGTTTGATTCAAGGTCGTAAAGTTTTGGATTTCACTCGCTAA
- the adhE gene encoding bifunctional acetaldehyde-CoA/alcohol dehydrogenase gives MTEKHNTVETTPVAATIDALVQKGLAALEEMRKLDQEQVDYIVAKASVAALDAHGELAKHAYEETGRGVFEDKATKNLFACEHVVNNMRHQKTVGIIEEDDVTGLTLIAEPVGVICGITPTTNPTSTAIFKSLISLKTRNPIIFAFHPSAQESSAHAARIVRDAAIAAGAPENCVQWVETPSLEATNALMNHDGIATILATGGNAMVKAAYSCGKPALGVGAGNVPAYVEKSANIRQAAHDIVMSKSFDNGMVCASEQAVIIDKEIYDDFVAEFKSYHTYFVNKKEKALLEEFCFGAKANSKNCAGAKLNPNIVGKPAAWIAEQAGFTVPEGTNILAAECKEVSENEPLTREKLSPVIAVLKSESREDGVEKARQMVEFNGLGHSAAIHTADADLAKEFGTRIRAIRVIWNSPSTFGGIGDVYNAFLPSLTLGCGSYGRNSVGDNVSAVNLLNIKKVGRRRNNMQWFKVPSKTYFERDSIQYLQKCRDVERVMIVTDHAMVELGFLDRIIEQLDLRRNKVVYQIFADVEPDPDITTVMKGTELMRTFKPDTIIALGGGSPMDAAKVMWLFYEQPEVDFHDLVQKFMDIRKRAFKFPELGKKTKFIAIPTTSGTGSEVTPFAVISDKANNRKYPIADYSLTPTVAIVDPALVLTVPGFIAADTGMDVLTHATEAYVSQMANDFTDGLALQAIKIVFETLEKSVKEADFESREKMHNASTMAGMAFANAFLGISHSMAHKIGAQFHTVHGRTNAILLPYVIRYNGTRPAKTATWPKYNYYRADEKYQDIAKLLGLPASTPEEAVESYAKAVYDLGCRVGIKMNFKDQGIDEKEWKEHSRELAYLAYEDQCSPANPRLPMVDHMQEIIEDAYYGYAERPGRRK, from the coding sequence ATGACTGAAAAACATAATACTGTTGAAACAACCCCTGTTGCTGCAACAATTGATGCTCTTGTTCAAAAAGGTTTAGCTGCTCTTGAAGAGATGCGTAAGCTTGATCAAGAACAAGTTGACTATATTGTAGCGAAAGCCTCTGTTGCTGCTTTGGATGCTCACGGTGAGCTTGCTAAACATGCTTATGAAGAAACAGGTCGGGGCGTGTTTGAAGATAAGGCCACTAAAAATTTATTTGCTTGTGAGCACGTTGTTAACAACATGCGTCATCAAAAAACAGTAGGTATTATTGAAGAAGACGATGTGACCGGTTTGACATTAATTGCTGAGCCAGTCGGTGTTATCTGTGGGATTACGCCAACAACAAACCCAACATCAACAGCTATTTTTAAATCTTTAATCTCGTTAAAAACACGTAACCCAATTATCTTTGCTTTTCACCCATCTGCTCAAGAGTCATCTGCACATGCTGCTCGTATTGTGAGAGACGCAGCTATTGCAGCTGGAGCACCTGAAAACTGTGTGCAGTGGGTTGAAACACCATCTCTTGAAGCAACAAATGCTTTGATGAACCATGATGGCATTGCAACTATTCTTGCTACTGGTGGCAATGCTATGGTTAAGGCAGCTTATTCATGTGGGAAACCTGCTCTTGGAGTAGGTGCTGGTAATGTTCCCGCCTATGTGGAAAAATCTGCTAATATCCGCCAAGCAGCTCACGACATTGTTATGTCTAAATCGTTTGATAATGGAATGGTATGTGCCTCTGAACAAGCCGTTATCATTGACAAAGAGATTTACGATGACTTTGTAGCAGAGTTCAAATCTTACCACACTTATTTTGTTAATAAAAAAGAAAAAGCCCTTCTTGAAGAATTCTGTTTTGGTGCTAAAGCAAACAGTAAAAATTGTGCTGGCGCTAAATTGAATCCAAACATCGTTGGGAAACCAGCCGCTTGGATTGCAGAACAAGCTGGATTTACTGTTCCAGAAGGAACCAATATTCTTGCTGCGGAATGTAAAGAAGTTTCAGAAAATGAACCATTAACACGTGAAAAATTATCTCCAGTCATTGCTGTTTTGAAATCTGAGTCACGTGAAGACGGTGTTGAAAAAGCGCGTCAGATGGTTGAATTTAATGGTCTTGGTCACTCAGCTGCTATTCATACGGCAGATGCAGACTTAGCAAAAGAATTTGGTACTAGAATTCGTGCCATCCGTGTGATTTGGAATTCACCTTCTACATTTGGTGGTATCGGTGATGTTTACAATGCTTTCTTGCCATCATTGACCTTAGGATGTGGTTCTTATGGCCGCAACTCAGTTGGTGATAACGTTAGTGCTGTTAATCTCTTGAACATCAAAAAAGTAGGAAGACGTAGAAATAATATGCAATGGTTTAAAGTTCCTTCAAAAACATACTTCGAACGTGATTCAATTCAATACCTTCAAAAATGCCGTGACGTTGAACGCGTGATGATTGTTACTGACCACGCCATGGTTGAACTTGGTTTCTTGGATCGTATCATTGAACAATTGGATCTTCGTCGTAATAAAGTGGTTTATCAAATCTTTGCAGATGTTGAACCAGATCCAGATATTACAACAGTTATGAAGGGTACGGAATTAATGCGCACCTTCAAACCAGATACTATTATTGCTCTTGGTGGTGGATCTCCAATGGATGCTGCCAAAGTAATGTGGTTATTCTACGAGCAACCAGAAGTTGATTTCCATGACCTTGTCCAAAAATTCATGGATATTCGTAAACGTGCTTTCAAATTCCCAGAACTTGGCAAGAAAACAAAATTCATTGCCATTCCAACTACATCTGGTACAGGTTCAGAGGTAACACCATTTGCTGTTATTTCAGACAAGGCAAACAACCGCAAATACCCAATTGCTGACTACTCATTAACACCAACTGTGGCGATTGTTGACCCAGCATTGGTATTGACAGTTCCAGGCTTTATTGCTGCTGATACTGGTATGGACGTTTTGACCCACGCAACAGAAGCTTATGTGTCTCAAATGGCTAATGACTTTACAGACGGATTGGCGCTTCAAGCCATCAAGATTGTCTTTGAAACCCTTGAAAAATCTGTTAAAGAAGCTGACTTTGAGTCACGTGAAAAAATGCATAATGCCTCAACAATGGCAGGTATGGCATTCGCCAATGCCTTTCTAGGTATTTCGCACTCAATGGCACATAAAATTGGTGCACAGTTCCATACTGTCCATGGTCGTACCAATGCGATCTTACTTCCATACGTTATCCGTTACAACGGTACACGTCCAGCTAAGACTGCAACATGGCCTAAATACAATTACTACCGTGCAGATGAAAAATACCAAGATATTGCGAAATTGTTAGGTCTTCCAGCTTCTACACCAGAAGAGGCAGTTGAGTCTTATGCAAAAGCTGTGTATGACTTAGGTTGTCGTGTTGGTATTAAGATGAACTTTAAAGACCAAGGTATCGACGAAAAAGAATGGAAAGAACATTCTCGTGAATTGGCTTATCTTGCCTATGAAGACCAATGTTCGCCTGCTAACCCACGCTTGCCAATGGTTGACCATATGCAAGAAATCATTGAAGATGCCTACTATGGCTATGCAGAGCGCCCAGGACGCCGTAAATAA
- a CDS encoding acyltransferase family protein produces MRIKWFSFVRVTGLLLVLLYHFFKNTFPGGFIGVDIFFTFSGYLITALLIDEYTKKETIDIIGFLRRRFYRIVPPLVLMVLLTIPFTFLVKSDFIANLGSQIAAVLGFTTNIYEILTGSSYESQFIPHLFVHTWSLAIEVHFYLLWGLLVWLLAKRKDSHKKLRGLLFLMSSGIFAVSFLSMFIRAFVTSNVSLIYFSSLSHSFPFFLGAMFATMTGIKETTVRFQKNVRLWPRERVIAVMVGVFALLFLLTITLNFNHTVTYLFGFVLASLFASVMIYAARVLHEQTPDWQEPKVVTYLADISYGIYLFHWPFYIIFTQLMSNVLAVILTTFFSVLFATVSYYIVEPLIQGKKPNLLGLEIDFSPYYKWISGIAVALSLLALGTCVAAPKVGKFEQQLLVSSLQQAQSNIDRTHTLAAGDANALSNVGIIGDSVALRSSAAFSKLMPQAQLDAAVSRNFSEAFELFTNQINSKSLSNTVVLAVGVNSLDNYAQDVQSFIEALPKGHRLVLVSPYNSKNAAQVAEARDYALKLPKKYKYVTIADWYKVAVEHPDIWYGSDGVHYSEDSQGAELYVSTIQTAIERAAKKAAK; encoded by the coding sequence ATGAGAATAAAATGGTTTTCGTTTGTTAGGGTAACGGGGCTTTTACTGGTTTTACTCTATCACTTTTTTAAAAATACATTTCCAGGAGGCTTTATTGGGGTTGATATTTTCTTCACCTTTTCAGGCTACTTGATAACAGCTCTCTTGATTGATGAATACACCAAAAAGGAAACCATTGATATTATTGGTTTTCTGAGAAGACGTTTTTACCGGATTGTTCCTCCGCTTGTTCTGATGGTTCTCTTGACGATTCCTTTTACCTTTTTGGTTAAGAGTGATTTTATCGCCAATTTAGGTAGTCAGATTGCTGCTGTTTTAGGCTTTACAACTAATATTTACGAAATTCTGACCGGAAGTAGTTATGAAAGTCAGTTTATCCCTCATCTCTTTGTTCACACTTGGAGTTTGGCGATTGAAGTACATTTTTATTTGCTCTGGGGATTGCTTGTTTGGTTGTTAGCTAAGCGTAAGGATAGTCACAAGAAGCTTAGAGGCCTTCTCTTTTTAATGTCTTCTGGCATTTTTGCGGTTAGTTTCCTAAGCATGTTTATTAGAGCTTTTGTGACGTCGAATGTGTCTTTGATTTATTTTTCAAGTCTCTCTCACAGCTTTCCTTTCTTTTTAGGTGCCATGTTTGCGACCATGACTGGAATCAAGGAAACCACAGTTCGTTTTCAAAAAAATGTTCGATTATGGCCACGTGAGCGTGTGATTGCTGTGATGGTTGGTGTTTTTGCGCTTTTATTTTTATTGACCATTACATTGAATTTTAACCACACCGTCACTTATTTATTTGGCTTTGTTTTGGCTAGCTTGTTTGCCTCCGTCATGATTTACGCTGCGCGTGTTCTTCATGAGCAAACGCCAGATTGGCAAGAACCGAAAGTTGTGACCTACTTGGCTGACATTAGCTATGGCATTTATCTTTTCCATTGGCCCTTCTACATTATCTTTACTCAATTAATGTCGAATGTCTTGGCGGTGATTCTAACGACCTTCTTCTCAGTCTTATTTGCCACCGTGTCTTACTACATTGTAGAGCCTTTGATTCAAGGGAAAAAACCGAATTTACTTGGTTTAGAAATTGATTTTTCTCCCTATTATAAATGGATTTCGGGAATTGCAGTCGCCTTATCCTTATTAGCCCTTGGTACTTGTGTGGCTGCTCCTAAAGTTGGCAAGTTTGAACAACAATTGTTGGTCAGCTCTTTGCAGCAGGCACAAAGTAATATTGATCGCACGCATACTTTAGCTGCTGGGGATGCCAATGCCTTGAGTAATGTAGGGATTATTGGGGATTCTGTTGCCCTACGGTCAAGTGCAGCATTTTCTAAACTCATGCCTCAGGCTCAGCTCGATGCTGCAGTTAGTCGTAATTTTTCGGAAGCCTTTGAACTATTTACCAATCAAATTAATTCCAAATCCCTATCGAATACGGTTGTTTTAGCAGTGGGGGTCAATTCGCTAGATAACTATGCCCAAGATGTTCAATCCTTTATTGAGGCGTTGCCAAAAGGACACCGTTTGGTTCTAGTGTCTCCTTACAATAGCAAGAATGCTGCTCAGGTGGCAGAAGCCAGAGACTATGCTCTTAAATTGCCAAAGAAATACAAGTATGTTACTATTGCAGACTGGTACAAAGTTGCTGTTGAACATCCCGATATTTGGTATGGCAGTGACGGTGTGCATTACAGTGAAGATAGTCAAGGGGCAGAACTATATGTCTCTACGATTCAAACAGCTATTGAACGAGCCGCTAAAAAGGCTGCCAAATAA
- a CDS encoding MORN repeat-containing protein, with product MINIQHLIKKWNITRAKLEIASVIAILVCALSVFGVRLSRQTSLTYERGQMRYTGDVVNHKMNGKGKLVYPNGDIYVGDFKNGVFEGEGTFTAKTGWSYKGQFHKGQADGKGVLKAKNAKVYKGTFKQGIFQK from the coding sequence ATGATAAATATACAACATCTAATCAAAAAATGGAATATCACACGGGCCAAACTGGAGATTGCTTCAGTCATTGCTATCTTGGTTTGTGCTCTTTCTGTTTTTGGAGTAAGGCTGTCACGTCAAACAAGCCTGACTTATGAGCGAGGTCAGATGCGTTATACCGGTGACGTCGTCAATCATAAGATGAATGGCAAAGGCAAACTAGTCTATCCCAATGGGGATATTTATGTTGGTGATTTCAAGAATGGTGTTTTTGAAGGAGAGGGCACTTTTACAGCTAAGACAGGTTGGTCTTACAAAGGCCAGTTCCACAAGGGACAGGCAGATGGTAAAGGTGTGTTAAAAGCAAAGAATGCGAAGGTTTATAAAGGAACCTTCAAACAGGGGATATTTCAAAAATGA
- a CDS encoding low molecular weight protein-tyrosine-phosphatase, with protein MKKVCFVCLGNICRSPMAEFVMTTLASSDAILVESRATSSWEHGNPIHSGTQSILATYQIDYDVTKRSQQISLADFETFDYIIGMDNQNVQDLQKMSHHQWDSKIHLFRDGGVPDPWYTGDFEETYQLVIEGCQDWLRQLTADHQSH; from the coding sequence ATGAAAAAAGTATGTTTTGTCTGTCTTGGGAATATTTGTCGAAGTCCTATGGCTGAATTTGTAATGACAACTTTGGCATCATCAGATGCTATTTTAGTGGAGAGCCGTGCAACCTCTAGCTGGGAACATGGCAATCCGATTCATTCTGGCACGCAATCCATTTTGGCAACTTATCAGATTGACTATGATGTGACTAAGCGTTCTCAACAAATCAGTTTGGCTGATTTTGAGACCTTTGACTATATTATTGGTATGGATAATCAAAATGTCCAAGACCTTCAAAAAATGTCACATCATCAATGGGATTCTAAAATTCATCTGTTTAGAGATGGCGGTGTGCCTGATCCTTGGTACACAGGTGATTTTGAGGAAACCTATCAACTGGTTATAGAAGGTTGTCAAGACTGGTTGCGGCAGCTAACAGCAGATCATCAATCACATTAG
- the ruvB gene encoding Holliday junction branch migration DNA helicase RuvB, whose amino-acid sequence MARILDNDIMGDEELVERTLRPQYLREYIGQDKVKEQLTIFIKAAKLRDESLDHVLLFGPPGLGKTTMAFVIANELGVNVKQTSGPAIEKAGDLVAILNDLEPGDVLFIDEIHRMPMAVEEVLYSAMEDFYIDIMIGAGDTSRSVHLDLPPFTLIGATTRAGMLSNPLRARFGITGHMEYYQEADLTEIVERTADIFEMEIIHEAAQELACRSRGTPRIANRLLKRVRDYAQIVGDGVITTQITDKALTMLDVDREGLDYVDQKILRTMIEMYQGGPVGLGTLSVNIAEERDTVEDMYEPYLIQKGFLMRTRTGRVVTEKAYHHLGYPYQSH is encoded by the coding sequence ATGGCTAGAATTTTAGATAATGATATAATGGGGGACGAGGAGCTTGTTGAGCGAACTCTTCGTCCACAGTACTTGCGTGAGTACATCGGGCAAGATAAAGTTAAAGAACAGTTAACCATTTTTATTAAAGCAGCTAAGCTGCGTGATGAGTCTTTGGATCATGTCTTGCTGTTTGGTCCTCCAGGGTTAGGGAAAACGACTATGGCATTTGTGATTGCTAATGAATTAGGGGTTAATGTGAAGCAAACCTCAGGTCCAGCGATTGAAAAGGCTGGAGACTTGGTGGCCATTTTGAATGATTTGGAACCGGGGGATGTCTTATTTATTGATGAAATTCATCGCATGCCGATGGCTGTTGAGGAAGTGCTGTATAGCGCTATGGAAGATTTTTATATTGACATTATGATTGGTGCTGGAGATACCAGTCGAAGTGTTCATTTGGATTTACCGCCCTTTACGTTGATTGGTGCGACAACGCGAGCTGGGATGTTATCAAATCCTTTGCGAGCTCGTTTTGGTATTACTGGACACATGGAGTATTATCAGGAAGCTGATTTGACTGAAATTGTGGAACGGACAGCGGATATTTTTGAAATGGAAATTATCCACGAGGCGGCCCAAGAGCTAGCTTGTCGCAGTCGAGGAACCCCACGTATTGCCAATCGATTATTAAAACGAGTGCGTGACTATGCTCAAATTGTTGGAGATGGAGTGATTACAACGCAAATCACGGATAAGGCTTTAACCATGTTGGATGTTGACCGAGAAGGGCTTGATTATGTGGACCAAAAGATTTTACGAACCATGATTGAAATGTATCAGGGTGGTCCGGTTGGTTTAGGCACTTTATCAGTTAATATTGCAGAAGAACGTGATACGGTTGAAGACATGTATGAACCCTATTTAATTCAAAAAGGGTTTCTAATGCGTACGCGCACTGGTCGTGTAGTAACTGAAAAAGCCTATCATCATCTTGGCTACCCTTACCAAAGCCATTAA
- a CDS encoding quorum-sensing system DWW-type pheromone: protein MMFKKFKPFLLIAAVIAFKVARVMNEFDWWNLG from the coding sequence ATGATGTTTAAAAAATTCAAACCATTTTTGTTAATAGCTGCGGTAATTGCTTTTAAAGTAGCTCGTGTGATGAATGAATTTGATTGGTGGAATCTAGGTTAA
- a CDS encoding helix-turn-helix domain-containing protein, whose protein sequence is MLEHFGEKVKGLRQEKKISREDLCGDESELSVRQLARIELSQSIPSLAKVIFIAKALDVSVGYLTDGANLELPKRYKELKYLILRTPTYMDDGKLQVREEQFDEIFEDYYDQLPEEEQVAIDIIQAKFEVYQTGNINFGSSILKEFLPQLKRKVIYNLNELLLIDLYLVTLVVSHFADDLFDRELYNKITERILKQNHHLMLEDLFLLNNILLSCADTSIRLEMFGRLKETLQLSHFIMSTIQDFQRMPIYCMYEWKLSIFYLKDVERARNYYEQSILFTQMTSDYYLVERLHKEWHKDIQHI, encoded by the coding sequence ATGTTAGAGCATTTTGGTGAAAAAGTGAAAGGGCTAAGACAAGAGAAAAAGATTAGCAGAGAAGACTTATGTGGGGATGAGTCTGAATTATCTGTTCGTCAACTAGCGAGGATTGAGTTGAGCCAGTCTATACCAAGTTTAGCCAAGGTTATTTTTATTGCAAAAGCCTTAGATGTTAGCGTAGGTTATTTGACTGATGGGGCCAACCTTGAGTTACCCAAACGTTACAAAGAGTTAAAATATTTAATTCTGCGGACGCCAACTTATATGGATGATGGCAAATTACAAGTTCGAGAAGAACAGTTTGATGAGATATTTGAGGATTACTATGACCAGCTGCCTGAGGAGGAGCAGGTGGCTATTGATATTATTCAAGCAAAATTTGAAGTTTACCAAACTGGGAATATTAATTTTGGATCTAGTATTTTAAAAGAATTTTTACCACAACTTAAAAGGAAAGTTATTTATAATTTAAATGAGTTGCTTTTGATAGATTTGTATTTAGTTACTTTGGTGGTTTCCCATTTTGCAGATGATTTATTTGACAGAGAGCTTTATAATAAGATTACAGAAAGAATTTTAAAACAAAACCATCATTTAATGTTGGAAGATTTATTTCTGCTGAATAATATTTTATTGTCTTGTGCAGATACCTCTATTCGTTTAGAAATGTTTGGGAGGCTAAAAGAGACGTTACAACTCAGTCATTTCATTATGTCAACTATTCAAGATTTTCAAAGAATGCCAATTTATTGTATGTATGAGTGGAAGTTATCTATCTTTTATTTAAAAGATGTTGAACGTGCTCGAAATTATTATGAACAATCTATTTTATTTACTCAAATGACTAGTGATTATTACCTGGTTGAGAGACTTCACAAAGAATGGCATAAAGATATTCAACATATATAG
- the purB gene encoding adenylosuccinate lyase, translated as MLQRYSRPEMATIWSEENKYRAWLEVEILADEAWAELGEIPKEDVAKIREKADFDIDRILEIEQETRHDVVAFTRAVSETLGEERKWVHYGLTSTDVVDTAYGYLYKQANDIIRRDLEHFTNIVADKAREHKMTIMMGRTHGVHAEPTTFGLKLATWYSEMKRNQERFEHAAAGVEVGKISGAVGNFANIPPFVEEYVCDKLGIRSQEISTQVLPRDLHAEYFAVLAGIATSIERMATEIRGLQKSEQREVEEFFAKGQKGSSAMPHKRNPIGSENMTGLARVVRGHMVTAYENVALWHERDISHSSAERIITPDTTILINYMLNRFGSIVKHLTVFPDNMLRNMNSTFGLIYSQRVMLKLIEKGMTREEAYDLVQPKTAYSWDNQVDFKPLLEADLEVTSRLTQSEIDELFNPVYYTKRVDDIFKRLGL; from the coding sequence ATGTTACAACGTTATTCACGCCCTGAGATGGCGACTATTTGGAGTGAGGAGAACAAGTATCGTGCTTGGTTAGAGGTTGAAATTCTGGCTGATGAGGCCTGGGCTGAGTTGGGGGAAATTCCTAAGGAAGATGTGGCGAAAATTCGCGAAAAGGCAGATTTTGACATTGACCGCATTCTTGAGATTGAGCAAGAGACGCGTCACGATGTGGTGGCTTTCACGCGTGCGGTGTCTGAGACTCTGGGAGAGGAGCGCAAGTGGGTCCACTATGGCTTGACCTCCACTGATGTGGTGGATACAGCTTATGGCTACCTCTACAAACAGGCCAACGACATTATCCGTCGCGACCTTGAGCATTTCACCAATATCGTGGCCGATAAGGCGCGTGAACATAAGATGACCATCATGATGGGGCGTACTCATGGGGTCCATGCGGAGCCAACGACTTTTGGTCTCAAATTGGCGACTTGGTATTCTGAGATGAAGCGCAATCAGGAGCGTTTTGAACATGCTGCCGCAGGTGTGGAAGTAGGGAAAATTTCAGGGGCTGTTGGTAACTTTGCCAATATCCCACCATTTGTGGAAGAATATGTCTGTGACAAATTAGGCATTCGTTCGCAAGAAATTTCAACTCAGGTCCTTCCACGTGACCTCCACGCAGAATATTTTGCGGTGCTGGCTGGCATCGCCACCTCTATCGAACGTATGGCAACGGAAATCCGTGGTCTGCAAAAATCCGAACAACGCGAAGTTGAAGAATTCTTTGCCAAAGGTCAGAAGGGCAGCTCTGCTATGCCACATAAACGCAACCCAATCGGATCTGAAAACATGACCGGTCTTGCGCGTGTCGTTCGTGGTCATATGGTGACGGCTTATGAAAACGTGGCTCTCTGGCATGAACGAGACATTTCTCACTCATCAGCAGAGCGCATTATCACGCCTGATACAACCATTCTCATCAACTACATGCTCAACCGTTTTGGCAGCATTGTGAAGCATTTGACCGTTTTCCCAGACAATATGCTGCGCAACATGAATTCAACCTTTGGGCTCATTTACAGCCAACGGGTTATGCTTAAACTCATTGAAAAGGGTATGACACGTGAAGAAGCCTACGATTTGGTACAACCTAAAACAGCTTATTCTTGGGATAATCAAGTGGACTTCAAACCTTTGCTTGAAGCTGATTTGGAAGTGACATCACGATTAACACAATCAGAAATTGATGAGTTGTTCAATCCTGTTTATTACACAAAACGTGTGGACGATATTTTTAAACGACTCGGGCTTTAA
- the purK gene encoding 5-(carboxyamino)imidazole ribonucleotide synthase, producing MNSNKTIGIIGGGQLGQMMAISAIYMGHKAVTLDPSADCPASRVSDVIVAAYDDVKALRELAERCDILTYEFENVDADALDAVVTQKRLPQGTDLLRISQNRITEKDFLTQNAGVKVAPYKVVKNASDLEDLDFSKKYVLKTATGGYDGHGQVIIKSESDLAVACELVDSDDCVLEEFVTFDLELSVIVSGNGKDFTIFPVQENIHRNNILSKTIVPARISDELAEKAKGVALKIAQQLKLSGTLCVELFATADDIIVNEIAPRPHNSGHYSIEACDFSQFDTHILGILGQSLPPITLHAPAVMLNVLGQHMETAQAYVQENPSAHLHLYGKLEAKHNRKMGHVTLFGNAENVEEF from the coding sequence ATGAACTCAAATAAAACAATCGGGATTATTGGGGGTGGTCAGCTGGGGCAGATGATGGCGATTTCAGCCATTTACATGGGCCACAAGGCGGTGACGCTGGATCCGTCGGCGGATTGCCCGGCATCACGTGTCAGTGACGTCATTGTGGCGGCCTACGACGATGTCAAAGCGCTGCGCGAGTTAGCGGAACGCTGTGATATCCTGACTTACGAGTTTGAAAATGTGGATGCAGATGCCTTGGATGCAGTGGTCACGCAAAAACGGCTGCCGCAGGGAACGGACTTGCTCAGAATCTCTCAAAATCGAATCACAGAGAAAGATTTCCTAACTCAAAACGCAGGCGTTAAAGTGGCACCTTACAAGGTTGTCAAAAATGCTAGCGACTTAGAAGACTTGGATTTCTCTAAAAAATATGTCCTCAAAACTGCAACAGGTGGCTATGATGGGCATGGACAAGTGATTATCAAGTCTGAAAGCGACCTAGCTGTCGCTTGTGAATTAGTAGATTCTGACGACTGTGTCTTGGAAGAATTTGTGACCTTTGACTTGGAGTTGTCAGTCATCGTGTCAGGTAATGGCAAGGACTTTACCATTTTTCCAGTCCAAGAGAATATTCACCGCAACAATATCCTTTCGAAAACCATTGTTCCTGCCAGAATTTCAGATGAATTAGCTGAAAAAGCCAAAGGTGTTGCCCTTAAAATTGCTCAGCAGCTCAAATTATCAGGAACCCTTTGTGTAGAACTTTTCGCGACGGCAGACGATATCATCGTTAATGAAATTGCACCGCGTCCACACAACTCAGGGCACTATTCTATCGAAGCCTGTGATTTTTCTCAGTTTGACACCCATATTTTAGGCATTTTGGGACAGTCCCTCCCACCGATCACACTTCATGCGCCAGCCGTCATGCTTAATGTCCTCGGGCAACACATGGAAACTGCACAAGCCTATGTCCAAGAAAACCCTAGCGCCCACCTCCACCTTTATGGTAAACTAGAAGCAAAGCACAACCGCAAGATGGGGCATGTGACCCTGTTTGGGAATGCGGAGAATGTTGAGGAGTTTTAA